TGGTGGTGGGCCGGTTCCAATCATCCTCCCCCACCCGGCCCACCCGGTTTTTGGTCTCGAGGTCGGGCAGCCCATAGGCGGCGATGGAGCTCGGGTACATGAAGACCACCGGCCGGCCGTGCGACTCCCCCTCCTTCTGGGCGAATTCCAGGAGGCGCAGCGTCCCCTCGACGTTCACCTGGTGGGCGGCGGTGGGGGTGAACTCCGCACGGGTGGAGAGGAGGGCCGCCAGATGGAAGACCAGCTCGACCTCGTACTCGGAGAGGATCCGCTCCAAGAGGTCCACGTCCAGGATCGAGCCCAGATACTGATGCTGGACCCGGCGGGCCGGCTGGGCCTCGAGGGCCCGCAAGTCGAGGGTGATGATGGCGTGGGCCCCGGCCCCGGCCAGCCTCTCGATGAGGCCGTGGCCGATCTCGCCACTGGCGCCCGTCACGAGCACGACCGGTTTCCTCAGCACGCTGACCTCCGGGGGGTTACCGGGCGGCCCGATTGTAGCGTCAAGCGGGGGGCGGCGGTGCTCCAAGGACCGCAGGGCGCGTACGCGCCCGGAGGACGAGGATCCCGTTCACCCCTGCCGGGGGACATTTCTACTTGGCACGAAAGGGGCCACTTCTACGTGGCGTTGACACGAGGGGCCCGACGTTTGACACCTCTCCGCGGGGGGGCTTAGACTCCGCCTGCGCGGCGTCGGCTCAAGGGCCGCGCGCGGCCGAAAAGCCCCTGCATGCTGTCGGAGAGGATCGGAGCGACCTTCGCGCGCCCGGTGGAGGGCGTGGTGCGGGCCTTCGCCTGGGTGAGCCCGGATGTGCTCACCATCACGGGGCTGGCCCTAAACGGGGTGGCTTGCGCCTGCTTCGCCTTTGCGGGGGGAAAGGAGTACACGACCCCCGCCCTGCTGCGCACGGGGGGGCTGGTGGCCCTCCTGGCCAGCATCTTCGACATGATCGACGGGCGGGTGGCCCGCCGCCGCGGCCGGGGAACCAAGTTCGGGGCCTACCTCGACTCCACCATGGACCGCTACTCCGACATGGTGCTCTACATGGGCCTCATGATCCTCTACGCCCGCTTGAACCGGACGCCGTTCATGGTGCTCGTCTGGGTGGCCGCCTTCGGGAGCTTCATGACCTCCTACGCGCGGGCGCGCGCGGAGAGCCTGATCCCGCGCTGCACGGTGGGTTTCCTCGAGCGTCCGGAGCGGATCGTGCTCCTGATCATCGGCGCCCTCACCAACCGCATCGCGGCCGTCCTCTGGGTCATCGCCATCCTCTCCAACCTGACCGCGGTGCAACGCGTGGTCTACACCTATGTGGAGCTGAAGAGGGGCTGGGGGGGCGCGGGCCCGGAGCGGGGTCCGGGAAAGGACGCGTGAGCTTCAACCCGAAGTCGGAGGCCCTGCGTCGCCGAATGCTCACGCCCTGGCGCTTCCGCTTCTACCTCTGGACGACCCTCCCCCTGGCCGCGGGGGCGGGGCTGCGCCTGCGCGAGCTGGACGGATCCTCCTGCACGGTCTTTCTGCCCGGGGGCTGGCGGACCCAAAACCCGTTCCGGTCCACATATTTCGCCGCCCAGGCCATGGCCGCGGAGTTGTCCACGGGCGCCCCCGCCGCCGTCCTGGTCGCGGGGGCGTCCGCGTCGGTCTCCATGCTCGTGCGCGGGATCTCCGCCGTTTTCACCCAGAAGATCGTAGGGGGATCGCTCTTCACGTTCTCGGACGTGGCCGGCATGGGAACGGCGATCGAACGGTCGGCCGGGGGGGGCGCGGGCGAGACCTACGTGGCCCGCGCCACCGGCCGCACCCCGGAGGGGACCTTGGCGGCGGAGTTCGAGATCACGTGGTCCTTCAAGCGCCGGGGCTAGAGGGCGCCATCGGCTTCGTGGTGGCCGGCGGCCAGAGCCGCCGGATGGGCAGGGACAAGGCCCTGCTCGCCTGGGGACCAGGGACGCTCCTGGACGACGCCCTGGCCCGTCTCGGTCAGGTCGTGGTCGACGTGCGCATTCTCGCCGGGTCGCAGCCCGCCTACCTCGACCGCGGCCGGCCCGTGCTCGCGGACGCCCTCGAAGGGGGGGGCTCCCTGGGCGGCATCTACACCGGCCTGCTGCAGCTGGAGCGCACCCCCGGCCTCTTCCTCGGGGTGGACCTGCCCTTCGTCCCCGTCCTCCTGCTGGCCCGGCTGCTGGAACTGGCCCCCGGCTGGGATGCCGTCGTCCCCGTCTCCCCCGGCGGACCGGAGCCCCTGTGCGCGGCCTACGCGCCGGCCTGCCGGGAGCCGATCCTCCGTCGGCTCCAGCAAGGGCAGCTCAAGATGACCGCCTTCTGGCCGGACGTCCGCGTGCGGGAGGTGGGCCCCTCCGAGCTCCAGGCTTACGGAGATCCCGGCCTCATGTTCCGGAACTTGAATACGCCCGAGGACTACGAGGAGGCGGCCCGCCGCTTCAGGGCACCGTGACCGGGACCTCCACCTCCAGGCTGCCCCGGCGGCACCAGCCCTCGCGCCGCGAGCAGTAGAAGAAGGTGATGGTCGCCCCCACGCTCTGGGCCCCCTTGGGAGCGGTAGGGGCGAACCCGACCGGGAACTTGAGCGGCCGCGACAGGTCCAGGTAACGGGCGGCGGAGGGATCGTAGGGGGTCGTGCGCACACGGAGGGGCAGCTGCTTATCCACGAGCACGGATTGAGCCACGTCCAACTTGAGGCGCGGCGCCGGCTCCTCGTTGATGTGCACCTCCGGGTCCTTGGACACGAACGTCACCTCTATCGATGGCGTGGTCCCGGCCTTGGTCGGGGCCACGAAGGTGGCCCTTAGGTCGAAGAACTGGTTCCCGGGGGCCAGGGTCA
The Vicinamibacteria bacterium DNA segment above includes these coding regions:
- a CDS encoding CDP-alcohol phosphatidyltransferase family protein — encoded protein: MLSERIGATFARPVEGVVRAFAWVSPDVLTITGLALNGVACACFAFAGGKEYTTPALLRTGGLVALLASIFDMIDGRVARRRGRGTKFGAYLDSTMDRYSDMVLYMGLMILYARLNRTPFMVLVWVAAFGSFMTSYARARAESLIPRCTVGFLERPERIVLLIIGALTNRIAAVLWVIAILSNLTAVQRVVYTYVELKRGWGGAGPERGPGKDA
- a CDS encoding molybdenum cofactor guanylyltransferase; the protein is MVLQAPGLEGAIGFVVAGGQSRRMGRDKALLAWGPGTLLDDALARLGQVVVDVRILAGSQPAYLDRGRPVLADALEGGGSLGGIYTGLLQLERTPGLFLGVDLPFVPVLLLARLLELAPGWDAVVPVSPGGPEPLCAAYAPACREPILRRLQQGQLKMTAFWPDVRVREVGPSELQAYGDPGLMFRNLNTPEDYEEAARRFRAP
- a CDS encoding DUF4442 domain-containing protein, yielding MSFNPKSEALRRRMLTPWRFRFYLWTTLPLAAGAGLRLRELDGSSCTVFLPGGWRTQNPFRSTYFAAQAMAAELSTGAPAAVLVAGASASVSMLVRGISAVFTQKIVGGSLFTFSDVAGMGTAIERSAGGGAGETYVARATGRTPEGTLAAEFEITWSFKRRG